tgccacactaccatattgaatctatatcaataaagttgagagcacttgtgaccatggaaggctctgtgttaATACATGTAGTTACCACTATGATTCAGTGTTTAAGaatttatgggataggattgactattaagaatctggaccaaatgtgcgcacatacggtacgatttcaattaatatagtctaagtgggagaatgtaagagttttcctaatgtggactacattaattgatattgtaatttactgtttttacggttaccgtaaaacatggttggtctaaggtgagatagaaagtttcttaattagtctaatatgggactaGCTAGTGTGGGTCAAGTTGAGCCTGGCCCATAATGAGGGggcctggctggaaactctataaatagtgctcaagtctctcctctaaccttaattctcacatgtatcatcacctaaggggcgtttacctaacgctaaacgtgagggggccgcctcattgagctagtgatacaaggggcaatagaggagaatcaGTTGCGcatggaacattgtgtttccgcttccgcttcaggAACGATGGATCCTAAAACAggtgtgttaatctttctactcaattatgcatgttcttgttctagttatggagatcttggggttacgcaatttgcgttcaacaataaatatttgaaatcatttGATATAGGACTACACAGTCTGCTTCTACTTTGGAATCATAGGTGACTAttagtttttgaatttgttcGTTGGAGAGATGAGCTACTCATGTATCCATCTTTAACTATTGTAGTTTCTGCTACAGGCGAAGGGTAGAGACTagattattattgttgttgttgttgttgctgctgctactactgttgttgttgttgctgatgctgctgctgctgttgttgttgttgacaGTTTGCTTCTACTTTGGAATCGTAGGTAACTATTAGTTCTTGAATTTGTTCGTCGGAGAGATAAGCTACTCATGTATCCATCTTTAACTATTGTAGTTTCTGCTATAGGCGAAGGGTAAAGACTAGATTactgttgttgttgctgctaTTGTTGCTATTGTTGACAGTCTGCTTCTACTTTGGAATTGTAGGTAACTAttagtttttgaatttgttcGCCGGAGAGATGAGCTACTCATGTATCCATCTTTAACTATTGTAGTTTCTGCTATACGCGAAGGGTAGAGACTagattattgttgttgttgttgtagactagattattattgttgttgtagAGACTagattgttgttgttgttgttgttgtggttgTTGTTGTCATTGTGGTTGTTGTTGTCGTCGCTGTTGTTGTCATCGTTGTCGTCGTCGTTGTCGTTGTTGTCGTGGTTGTCGTTGTCGTTGTCGTTGTCCTTGTTGTCATTGTCGTTATTGTCGTTGTTGTCGTTGTCGTCGTtgtcgttgttgttgttgtggtggttgttgtcgtcgtcgtcgttgttGTTGTCGCGTTGTTGttgtggttgttgttgttgttgtcgtcattgttgttgttgttgttgtcgttgtcgttgttgttgttgttgtcgttGTTGTCGTTGTCGTTGTTGTCGTTGTCGTTGTTGTCATTGTCGTTGTGGTtgtcgttgttgttgttgttgttgtcgtcattgttgttgttgctgttcAAATTGATTGCAAAATCTGTAAATGCTCATAGAAAATCAacacttttaaaagaaaaaatttcttaaaatgatcgcttgtatcaCTTAGCATAATgaatgtgatgaaaatattttcatcattaatgataatctatagatataaattgttactaataataagaatattttatgttggttaattagttaatttttttaatgtttcatAATTGTCATCCACAGGATGGGTTCCGCAATTCTCAGAGGGACGTTTGAGTCATTTGAGGATGAAAGCAAGAACGGTACGTAGCATGcacattttgaatttaatatgcatttattcaaatatataataatatatttacatttaattgacaagatcatgtaatttttcatgcaaccaatataaacaaatatggctggtcaatttcatatataactTATCAATGTAAGAGATTTCTTaatgtggactatattaattgatattgtaatttaccgttttattACGATCGGGTTATCAacacttttaaaagaaaaaatttcttaaaatgatcgcttgtatcaCTTAGCATAATgaatgtgatgaaaatattttcatcattaatgataaTCTATAGATATAGATTGTTACtaataataagaatattttatGTTGGTTAATCGgttaattttcttaatgtttCATAATTATTATCCACGGGATGGGTACCACAATTCTCAAAGGGACGTTTGTGTCATTTGAGGATGAAAGCAAGAACGGTTCGTAGCATGcacattttgaatttaatatgcatttattcaattatataataatatatttacatTTAATTGACAAGATCATGTAATTTTTCATGCAACCAATATAAACAAATATGGCTAGTCAATTTCGTATATGACTGATcagtgtaagagttttcctaatatggactatattaattgatattgtaatttaccgttttattACGGTCAGGATTGTTTGTAGCAATTAGCAAGTCGTACATTTACCATGGTATCGCCAAAGCCTGCGGATATATAAATATAGCTTCGATTATTCTGTGCAAAGAAGCAGGAAATGAGAAGCTGAGAAACACTAGAGCTATGCTAAAGCTTGATGTGAAGATCGCGAACGCAGTTCATGTTTCTCCAGCGAGGGAAACGTTTGGCGGGCTCTACCCTCTCTCAAACCTCGACCAGACCTTCCCGGTCGCGATTGAGATCGTGTTCGCCTTCAATGGCCAAGGGAGAGGAAGGTGTTTCGCCGCAATTGAGACAATCAGAGAGTCACTGGCCAAGGCATTGGTTGAGTTCTATCCATTCGCGGGCAGACTTGTCATGGGGATCGACGGGAGGATGGCAAAGTGAGATGCACTGGAGAAGGTGTCCCATTCGTCGAAGCGACATCGGAGGATGACATCACAGCACTGGGCGATATTAGCACCATCAATCCCGCCATGCTGCGAAAACTCGTGAAGCACAGCGATGGAGCCCCGACCATATTGGAAGTACCTTTGCTTTCGGTGCAGGTAAATACTCTAGAACATGTTGGTCGTGCTGATTCTGGCGTTCCCCTGCATTAGTTCATCGATGAATCATATATTAGACAGATTGTACGAGAATTATGGCTACTTTGTGcgagatttttcttttgggacaAGATAGAAGGAGCAACATAGTGATTTTGAAcaatttatctaacaaaaaaAGATCGTTTTTGcactgctttttctttttatcattcaaCTGCTTGCGAAGCAGCATGTTCTTCTGGACTCGTGCAAGGGAATTTACACTTTCCAAGATTGACATACACATGAGTAGTTATCCACTTACAGTTTATCATGAAATCCAGGTGACGACGTTCAAGTGTGGAGGGATCGTCGTCGGCATCGTTGTGAATCACGTCCTTGTCGACGGGAAAGCCCTCACGGACTTCATAGCTTGCTGGAACGACCTGGCTCAAGCCAAGCCACCATCAGTTCTTCCCTTTCTTGATCGATCGGTGTTGTGCCCGAGGCAACCTCCGCGCATCGATCTCCCCCACCACGAGTATGCTCCAAGAGACCGGCAGCATGGACTCATGGTCGACCCCGAAACCAAGCCCCTCGTTTACGAGATCGTTCGCTTTCAAGCCACACACTCTCATTCAGCTCAAGAAAGCGGCAAGAATTGCAACCTGAATGGCTCTTCCCTAGTCCCGACGACCTTCGAAATCATATCAGCGCTCATGTGGATCTCGCGAACCAAAGCTCTCGGAATTGGTCATCACGAGACGACTAAGCTTCTCATTGCAGGTTGACAGCCGCCCCAAGTTTGATCCCCGCCGCCGAGTGGCTACTGCGGGAACGGCATCGCTTTGTCCCGTCTTGAGTGCAGCGCCGGCGAATTGACCCTCAAACCCTTCTCGTTCGCTGTCCGGACCGTGCATGAGGCCCTTGCATCCGTCACCGAGAGTTACATAAGGTCGGCCATCGACCACATCGAGCTGAACCGAGTCCTTGTTGATTGCGAGGGCAACTCTTGCTGCATCAGCAAATGGAGCCAACTCCCTCTCTACAAGATGGATTTCGGGTTCGGGAGGCCATTCCGGGTGGCGCCGGCGACGGTCCCCGACAACGTCATCTTTGTCACTTCCCGGAGCAGGAGAGTGATGACTTGGTTGTGTCCTTGGGGCTTACTAGCAATGCCATGGATGTTTTCTCGAAGTTGATTCAGCATGAGCTCACG
This Eucalyptus grandis isolate ANBG69807.140 chromosome 7, ASM1654582v1, whole genome shotgun sequence DNA region includes the following protein-coding sequences:
- the LOC120296360 gene encoding fatty alcohol:caffeoyl-CoA acyltransferase-like, producing the protein MLRKLVKHSDGAPTILEVPLLSVQVTTFKCGGIVVGIVVNHVLVDGKALTDFIACWNDLAQAKPPSVLPFLDRSVLCPRQPPRIDLPHHEYAPRDRQHGLMVDPETKPLVYEIVRFQATHSHSAQESGKNCNLNGSSLVPTTFEIISALMWISRTKALGIGHHETTKLLIAG